The Candidatus Methylomirabilis lanthanidiphila nucleotide sequence TATGCCAACACGCTCTACTGGAACGAAAGCCTACGCGCCGACAGCTACAAATCCAAACTAGACATGACTGCGTTAAAAGCTCGTTACGGCCTCGAATTGGAGGCGATCGACCAGTTTGGTCCAGACCAGTTGGAGGCCCGGCACAAGTTGCTATTCAAGCTGGTTGGAATCATTTGGAGTTGAGTCGCTATGCCCATCCAATACCCAGTCCTGAAAGGTTGCGGCCCAAACCCAGATATTCGCGGAGTCATCACTACGGATGGTGACGTGAGACCGCGTACCTAGGCGCTTAACAACGGTATCCAGCGGCGGGCGCTGCGCGCCGCCGCTGGTGCCGAGCGGTAGGCCACCTTCAACCATCTCACTCGGAGAGCTTGAAAGTTTTCAGTGATGCGGTAGTATTACAACATGGCCATCAGCTTACGCTTCGAATGGGACCCAAAGAAGGCTGCTGCAAATCTGGCGAAGCATGGCGTCTCATTCAAAGAGGGTCTCACCGTGTTCCTGGACCCTCTGGCCCGCATCTTCGACGATGAGGATCACTCTATTGAGGAAGAGCGCGAAATCATCATAGGATATTCGACGAAGCGTCGTCTGCTGTTAGTGTGCTTCACCTCTCGGGGAGCATCAATCCGTATCGTGAGTGTACGGAAAGCAACATGGAGAGAACGCTATGACTATGAAGAAAACGTCGGTTCGTAAGAAATTACACGTTGTTCCTGATGAGATGCGCCGGGAATACCGGTTCGATTATACAAAGGCCAAACCGAACCGCTTTGCGACGCAGATGGGAGCCGGAACGATCACGATTGTGCTTGATCCCGACGTCGCAGCGGTCTTCAAGTCATCGGAAGACGTCAACACCCTATTGCGCTCCGTGATCTCGGCGCTGCCAGGCGGCTCCAAGCCATAAGCGGTTACCGTCGAACTACGGCTTGCTGCGGATGGGGAGTACAGCGGCTGACTTGCCTGACAGTAGCCCGGGCGATGGGCCCGAGGTGGCGCCGGTCGCCAATTGCGCCTCTGGTATAAGGCCGAACAGTGCTGCCAGGTACGGCTATCGATGATCGAGTGCTGGCACACCGCCTATTTCGAGAATGAAGCATCGTCAGTATGAGTGGAGGCCAGGAAGCTAAGGCATGGCTGAATTGAACGGCAAAATCGAGGCGATTGCGGAGAAGGTGGAGGCGGGGGAGCGGATCACCTTCGATGACGGGGTCGAGCTGTTCGAGCGGGCGACGCTGCTCGAACTGTCTGCCATGGCCGACCGCGTGCGCTGGCGTCTGCATCCCGATCCGGTGGTGACCTATGTCATCGGCCGCACCGTCAACTATACGAACATCTGCTGGGTCCAATGCTCGTTCTGCTCCTTCTACCGGTTGCCGACCTCTCCGGAAGGCTATCTCCTGTCAAAAGACGAAATCTTTCAGAAAATCGAGGAGCTGATCGAGCTTGGCGGGACGGAGGTCCTGCTGCAAGGGGGGCTGAATCCCAGCCTGAAGATCGACTATTACGAGGATCTGTTTGCCTCCATTAAGGTCCGCTACCCAATTCATCTGCATGCGCTCTCTACGGTAGAAATCAGTTATATTGCAGTTAGTTCCAGGATATCCCTCAAGGAGAGTTTGAAGCGACTTCAGGCCGCGGGTCTGGAATCGATCCCAGGAGCTGGAGCCGAACTGCTGGTCGATGAGGTAAGACAGCGTGTGTCGCCGCTGAAGGAGAGTTCGTCTGACTGGCTCAACGTGATGCAGACCGCCCACGAACTCGGGATACCGAGCTCGGCCACGATGATGTACGGGGTAGGCGAGACGATGGCCCAGCGCGTTGAACACCTCATGAAGATTCGAGAGCTGCAAGATCATACTTGCGGTTTTACGGCCTTTATTCCCTGGAGCTATCAACCGAATGGCGACGCCTTTGGAGGTCAGAGCGGCAGCGGCTACGGCTATCTTCGAACCGTTGCCGTCTCGAGAATTATGTTGGACAATGTGCAGCATATCCAGGCGGCCTGGCTGACGATGGGACCGAAGATCGGACAGCTCTCGCTGCAATACGGTGTAGACGATTTTGGGAGTACTGTTCTTGAGGAGAATGTCGTAAGGACGCCCGTCACGCGGCAATTGATGTCGTTTGAGGAAATCCGGCGAAACGTTCGCGATGCCGGTTTTGTGCCGAAGCGTCGAAACACACGGTATCAGCTTTTGGAGTAATTTCTTAATGGTAAGTATTCAGCCCTCACCGATCATCGGTCAGCTACAAACGGTTCAACGTTCAAAGTTCAACGTTCAAGGTGTAATCTTTAATGTGCAGTGAGGGGTTGCAGGGGCATGATCTGCAGCCAAGACGGCTAGAGGTTCCGAGATGAGCAAGGTCGTACAGAAACTCGATGACTATCGATGGCTGCTCCCGCAAGACTATAAACCTGGGATGCGGGTTCCGGGGATCATCTATGCCGATGAGAGCCTGATGGAAGCGATCATGAAGGACCTCTCCCTGGAGCAGGTGGCGAACGGCGCCTTTCTGCCTGGAATCGTCAAGGCCTCCTTCGCGATGCCAGACATCCACCAAGGATACGGCCTGCCTGTCGGAGGCGTGGTGGCCACCAACGTCAAGGACGGTGTCCTATCTCCGGGCGCCGTCGGATACGACATCAACTGCGGGGTTCGCTTGCTTCGCACCGAGCTGACCACGGAGGAGGTACGGCCGAGGCTGAAAGAGCTGGTGCTGGCCCTCTTTCATGAGATCCCAACGGGCGTCGGTTCTCGGGGCCGAATCCGCCTGAACAGGAAAGAGATGGAGGCGCCGCTGCTGAAAGGCGCGGCCTGGGCCGTCAAGCAGGGGTATGGCGAGTCGGCAGACCTTGCCTGCATCGAATCCGGCGGCTGCCTTCCGGATGCCGATCCCGATGTTGTGAGCCATAAGGCGTTTGAGCGGGGGAGTAGCCAACTCGGGACGCTGGGCTCGGGCAATCACTTTCTG carries:
- the mqnE_2 gene encoding Aminodeoxyfutalosine synthase — its product is MAELNGKIEAIAEKVEAGERITFDDGVELFERATLLELSAMADRVRWRLHPDPVVTYVIGRTVNYTNICWVQCSFCSFYRLPTSPEGYLLSKDEIFQKIEELIELGGTEVLLQGGLNPSLKIDYYEDLFASIKVRYPIHLHALSTVEISYIAVSSRISLKESLKRLQAAGLESIPGAGAELLVDEVRQRVSPLKESSSDWLNVMQTAHELGIPSSATMMYGVGETMAQRVEHLMKIRELQDHTCGFTAFIPWSYQPNGDAFGGQSGSGYGYLRTVAVSRIMLDNVQHIQAAWLTMGPKIGQLSLQYGVDDFGSTVLEENVVRTPVTRQLMSFEEIRRNVRDAGFVPKRRNTRYQLLE